Proteins encoded together in one Mycobacterium simiae window:
- a CDS encoding PPE family protein, translated as MLPPEINSGRMYAGAGSGPLMAAAAAWDGLAAELSSAAASYRGTVTELADMSWLGPSSTSMNAAAETYVAWLNTTASEARQTANQARSSAAAFEAAYTATVPPPVIATNRTVLAALVATNILGQNTPAIAATEAQYSAMWAQDAVAMYTYAAASATATALTPFTSAPQNTNPAGQAAQQASTDQATANTAHTLLSNIPHVLQTMAQGGTPTPAVTSLQGILGSTGFQDVNMLAGDSGSVGLVVASSAYLAGGILAQLFPLMSLALPATAAAGAVSDVSGAPAAGLGNLVGSSSPAAGALGSAGAGQGAITAGLGDSGLVGKLSVPPSWSTATPQIRLASTALPIAGLDATPAATATPPTLFGGIPPMASVVNAPRGNSTYSQGLRSNLLGQDAGRPGYRERTRDHQPQPQQGVAPNDESATSAFESDLVARLRKEIAEVALERDAAARLIMEAIR; from the coding sequence ATGTTGCCGCCGGAGATTAATTCCGGTCGGATGTATGCGGGGGCGGGGTCGGGGCCATTGATGGCCGCTGCGGCCGCCTGGGACGGGTTGGCCGCGGAGTTGAGCTCCGCGGCGGCATCGTATCGGGGCACGGTCACCGAACTGGCGGACATGTCATGGCTGGGCCCCTCATCCACCTCGATGAACGCCGCAGCAGAAACATACGTGGCCTGGCTGAATACCACCGCCAGCGAGGCAAGACAAACCGCCAACCAAGCCAGGTCCTCCGCGGCAGCCTTCGAAGCGGCATACACCGCCACCGTCCCACCACCGGTAATCGCCACCAACAGAACAGTATTGGCAGCACTGGTGGCCACCAACATCCTCGGACAAAACACCCCGGCCATCGCGGCCACCGAAGCACAATACAGCGCCATGTGGGCCCAAGACGCGGTCGCCATGTACACCTACGCCGCCGCCTCGGCCACCGCGACAGCACTAACCCCATTCACCTCAGCGCCCCAAAACACCAACCCGGCCGGCCAAGCAGCCCAGCAAGCCAGCACCGACCAAGCAACCGCCAACACCGCCCACACACTGCTGTCCAACATCCCCCACGTCCTGCAAACCATGGCACAAGGCGGAACACCAACACCGGCCGTGACGTCTCTGCAAGGCATCTTGGGCAGCACCGGTTTTCAGGACGTCAACATGCTAGCCGGGGATTCAGGATCCGTGGGCCTCGTAGTCGCGTCATCGGCCTATCTGGCCGGCGGCATTCTGGCCCAGCTCTTTCCGCTCATGTCGCTCGCGCTGCCGGCGACGGCAGCCGCTGGAGCAGTGTCGGACGTGTCTGGGGCGCCGGCGGCGGGGTTGGGCAACCTGGTCGGTTCGTCCTCTCCCGCGGCCGGTGCTTTGGGATCGGCCGGTGCAGGGCAAGGGGCCATCACAGCGGGCCTAGGCGATTCGGGACTAGTGGGCAAGTTGTCGGTACCACCATCGTGGAGTACCGCGACACCCCAAATCCGACTCGCCTCAACGGCATTGCCGATCGCCGGCCTCGACGCCACCCCCGCAGCAACAGCAACCCCACCCACCCTATTCGGCGGCATCCCCCCGATGGCCAGTGTGGTCAACGCACCAAGAGGCAACAGCACTTATTCGCAAGGCCTGCGCAGCAACCTGCTCGGCCAAGACGCCGGAAGACCGGGCTACCGAGAGCGGACACGGGACCACCAGCCACAGCCGCAACAGGGCGTCGCCCCGAATGACGAGAGCGCAACGAGTGCATTTGAATCCGATTTGGTCGCGCGTCTGCGCAAGGAGATCGCCGAAGTAGCACTGGAACGCGACGCAGCAGCCCGCCTGATTATGGAGGCTATCCGATGA
- a CDS encoding GMC family oxidoreductase has product MARSAVKVPLNEQAEVVVIGTGAGGGNVIRELCLSGVRVVALEAGPRLDADKDFEEDEVAMFNKLSWLDPVGVTGQDVTGSAAWICKTVGGSTTHWAGAALRMQPHEFKAKTTYGDIEGADLADWPIDYETLVPYYEKAERLLGVSGRVMPFAPGNTNFLALKRGADALGLNAHPGYMAINTEDYDGRGMCTQRGYCFQGCRNEAKWSSLFEAIPKAEATGWLDLRPNCQALSISTDSTGRATGVVYADPDGRIVEQKAQHVVLAGNSIQTPRLLLNSATSRFPDGLANGSGAVGRYYMRHMTASSYAKFPDPIHAYKGITMMGIVDAFHDNRPEERGFVAGFHLETIMLGPAFTAVFVSPGPLTSTQGSRALWGEPLADLMESYTHLAGLWIVGEDLPQAENRVTVDPHRKDQFGMPVPLVAVTDHPNDTAMREYAWAKAREIYQAAGATKVWDTPPYPATHNLGTCRMGADPETSVVNQFGQAHEVPNLFIADGSVFPTSGSENPTLTISALAIRQADYIMSLMAEEDVPEEMITAAK; this is encoded by the coding sequence ATGGCTAGGTCGGCGGTCAAGGTGCCTCTGAACGAGCAGGCAGAGGTTGTTGTGATCGGAACCGGGGCGGGAGGCGGCAACGTCATTCGCGAGCTCTGCCTGTCGGGTGTGAGGGTTGTGGCCTTGGAGGCAGGGCCGCGGTTGGACGCGGACAAGGACTTCGAAGAGGACGAGGTCGCCATGTTCAACAAGCTGAGCTGGCTCGATCCGGTCGGGGTCACCGGCCAGGACGTGACCGGAAGCGCGGCTTGGATCTGCAAGACGGTCGGGGGCTCGACCACCCACTGGGCGGGCGCCGCGCTCCGCATGCAACCTCACGAGTTCAAAGCCAAGACCACCTATGGCGACATTGAAGGCGCGGACTTAGCCGACTGGCCCATCGACTACGAAACTCTGGTTCCTTACTACGAAAAGGCGGAGCGGCTGCTCGGCGTGAGTGGCCGCGTTATGCCCTTCGCCCCGGGGAACACGAATTTCTTGGCTCTGAAGCGCGGGGCCGATGCGCTGGGGCTCAATGCCCACCCTGGTTATATGGCGATCAACACCGAGGACTACGACGGCCGCGGCATGTGCACACAACGAGGCTATTGTTTCCAAGGCTGCCGTAACGAAGCCAAGTGGAGCAGTCTGTTCGAAGCTATCCCCAAGGCGGAGGCGACCGGTTGGCTCGACCTACGCCCCAACTGTCAGGCGCTCTCGATCTCGACCGATAGCACGGGGCGCGCGACAGGCGTGGTCTACGCCGATCCCGACGGTCGCATTGTGGAGCAGAAGGCACAGCATGTGGTGTTGGCGGGCAACAGCATCCAGACCCCCCGTTTGTTGCTCAATTCAGCCACATCCCGTTTCCCAGACGGGCTGGCGAACGGCAGCGGCGCCGTCGGCCGCTACTACATGCGGCACATGACGGCTTCCAGCTATGCGAAGTTCCCGGACCCGATCCACGCGTATAAAGGCATCACCATGATGGGCATCGTCGATGCATTTCACGACAATCGACCCGAGGAACGTGGGTTCGTTGCCGGATTCCATCTTGAAACCATCATGTTAGGTCCGGCGTTCACCGCCGTCTTCGTCAGCCCCGGTCCATTGACCTCGACGCAGGGGAGCCGGGCGCTGTGGGGCGAGCCGCTGGCTGATCTGATGGAGTCGTACACCCACCTGGCTGGTCTGTGGATTGTCGGCGAGGACCTGCCCCAGGCCGAGAACCGAGTGACGGTCGATCCGCACCGCAAGGACCAGTTCGGCATGCCGGTACCACTTGTCGCGGTGACCGACCATCCCAACGACACGGCTATGCGAGAGTACGCCTGGGCGAAGGCGCGGGAGATCTATCAAGCCGCTGGAGCCACCAAGGTGTGGGACACGCCCCCATACCCCGCAACGCACAATTTGGGCACCTGCCGGATGGGCGCCGACCCGGAGACGTCGGTGGTCAATCAGTTCGGACAGGCTCACGAAGTCCCTAACTTGTTCATCGCCGACGGCAGTGTGTTTCCCACTAGTGGATCCGAGAACCCGACCCTGACGATCAGTGCGCTGGCCATCCGCCAAGCCGACTACATCATGTCGCTGATGGCCGAGGAAGACGTACCAGAGGAAATGATCACCGCCGCCAAGTGA
- the mimD gene encoding propane 2-monooxygenase effector subunit MimD, translated as MQFGSAVERSNKCGVTLMNTQVGRTVADVMGGKDGVSLVEYPSMIRVDGENLLDFDYVELTGALGEEFDGSVFEEISSTHYGRMVHLDDRTLLFANPEDAAEYIGFDLIAKSPGK; from the coding sequence ATGCAGTTCGGATCCGCGGTCGAGCGTTCCAACAAATGTGGTGTGACACTGATGAATACCCAGGTCGGCCGCACGGTAGCCGATGTCATGGGCGGCAAGGACGGCGTGTCGTTGGTGGAGTATCCGTCGATGATCCGGGTAGACGGCGAGAATTTGCTCGATTTCGACTATGTCGAGCTAACCGGCGCACTCGGTGAAGAATTCGACGGCTCCGTGTTCGAGGAGATCAGTTCGACTCACTACGGTCGCATGGTTCATCTCGACGACAGGACGTTGCTGTTCGCCAATCCGGAGGATGCCGCGGAGTACATCGGCTTTGACCTCATCGCCAAATCGCCGGGCAAGTAA
- a CDS encoding NAD(P)-dependent alcohol dehydrogenase, whose amino-acid sequence MKAVQVTAYHTKLQLTDVPEPTIEGPLDVVVRIGGAGVCRTDLHILEGQWEAKSGVELPYTIGHENAGWVHDVGDAVTNVKVGDKVILHPLITCGLCRACRFGDDMHCHDSKFPGIDANGGYAEYLRTTARSVVKIDDGLEPADVAALADAGLTAYHAAAKVARTTRPGDVCVVIGAGGLGHIGIQVLNAISGVTVVAVDRNPAAVTLAEAVGADKAIVADGTHVQQVLDFTGGRGAEAILDFVGEGGSTRWGVDMLGRAGNYYVVGYGENIDVPTIDIISAEINVIGNLVGSYNDLEELMILAAKGKVTLHTTKYPLEDFQHALDDLDAGLVRGRAILVP is encoded by the coding sequence TTGAAGGCTGTCCAAGTCACGGCATACCACACGAAGCTGCAGCTGACCGACGTTCCAGAGCCGACGATCGAAGGCCCGCTCGACGTCGTCGTGCGGATCGGCGGCGCGGGCGTATGCCGCACCGATCTCCATATCCTCGAAGGCCAGTGGGAAGCCAAGTCTGGCGTTGAATTGCCGTACACGATCGGGCATGAGAACGCCGGCTGGGTGCATGATGTCGGCGACGCGGTGACCAACGTCAAGGTCGGTGACAAGGTGATCCTGCACCCGCTGATCACCTGCGGACTGTGCCGGGCCTGCCGGTTCGGCGATGACATGCACTGCCACGACAGCAAGTTCCCGGGCATCGACGCCAACGGCGGTTATGCGGAGTACCTGCGCACCACAGCGCGCAGCGTCGTCAAGATCGACGATGGCCTGGAGCCGGCCGATGTCGCCGCACTCGCCGACGCCGGATTGACCGCATATCACGCCGCCGCCAAGGTGGCACGGACCACTCGGCCTGGCGATGTTTGCGTCGTGATCGGCGCGGGTGGGCTCGGCCATATCGGAATTCAAGTACTCAATGCCATCTCAGGAGTGACGGTAGTGGCCGTCGACCGCAACCCCGCTGCGGTCACGCTTGCCGAGGCAGTCGGTGCGGACAAGGCCATCGTCGCGGACGGCACACACGTGCAGCAGGTGCTTGATTTCACCGGCGGTCGCGGCGCCGAGGCCATACTCGACTTCGTCGGTGAGGGCGGGTCCACCCGGTGGGGCGTCGACATGCTAGGGCGTGCCGGAAACTACTACGTCGTCGGCTACGGCGAGAACATTGATGTGCCGACCATCGACATCATTTCCGCTGAGATCAACGTCATCGGGAACCTGGTCGGCTCCTACAACGACCTGGAAGAGCTGATGATCCTCGCGGCGAAGGGCAAAGTCACGCTGCACACGACCAAATACCCCCTCGAGGACTTCCAGCATGCGCTCGACGATCTCGATGCTGGGCTAGTGCGCGGCCGCGCGATACTCGTTCCCTGA
- a CDS encoding aromatic/alkene monooxygenase hydroxylase subunit beta — MTVTTSEKRRSFPKIELTDAEAGALEFPSSKSRQFSYFKPAKLRATVYEDVTVDVQPDPERHLTQGWIYGFGNGPGGYPQEWTAARSSNWHAFRDPNEEWEQTIYRNNSAVVRQTSLSLQNAKRARAYEGFNSAWLKFLAHNVGAWMHAENGLALHVFTAIQRSAPTNMINNAVSVTAAHKLRFAQDLALFNLDLSEEVNDFDGQAHKEIWQSAPEWQPTREVVERLTAVEDWCELLFATNVVFEQLVGCLFRSELVMQIAARNGDYITPTIVGTGEHDYDRDLTYTRELLRLLTRDEKFGDSNKALFGNWLAIWTPRCLDAAHALQPLWSQPADKGLTFASSLGAAEGKFTSLLESIELDIPKELKK; from the coding sequence ATAACGGTGACAACTTCCGAGAAGAGGCGCAGTTTCCCCAAGATCGAGCTAACTGATGCGGAGGCGGGCGCGCTGGAATTTCCCAGCTCCAAGAGCCGACAGTTCAGCTATTTCAAGCCGGCGAAGTTACGGGCAACCGTGTATGAAGACGTCACCGTCGACGTGCAGCCCGACCCGGAACGCCACCTGACCCAAGGCTGGATTTACGGATTCGGCAATGGGCCCGGCGGCTATCCGCAGGAATGGACGGCCGCGAGGTCATCGAATTGGCATGCGTTTCGCGATCCCAATGAGGAATGGGAACAGACGATCTACCGCAACAACTCCGCGGTGGTGCGCCAGACCAGCTTGAGCTTGCAGAACGCAAAGCGCGCACGCGCGTACGAAGGGTTCAATTCCGCGTGGCTGAAATTCTTGGCGCACAACGTGGGGGCGTGGATGCACGCGGAGAACGGTCTTGCACTGCACGTCTTCACCGCCATCCAGCGGTCAGCCCCCACCAACATGATCAATAATGCGGTTTCGGTGACCGCGGCCCACAAGCTGCGATTCGCTCAAGACTTGGCGCTGTTCAACCTCGACCTGTCCGAGGAGGTCAACGACTTCGACGGACAAGCACACAAAGAGATCTGGCAGTCCGCCCCGGAGTGGCAGCCTACCCGCGAGGTCGTCGAGCGGCTGACCGCGGTCGAGGATTGGTGTGAGCTGTTGTTCGCGACCAACGTCGTCTTCGAACAGCTAGTCGGTTGCTTGTTCCGCAGCGAGTTGGTGATGCAGATCGCGGCACGCAATGGTGACTACATCACGCCGACAATTGTCGGTACCGGCGAACATGACTACGACCGCGACCTGACCTACACTCGCGAACTCCTCCGACTTCTGACCCGTGATGAGAAGTTCGGTGATTCCAACAAAGCACTTTTCGGCAACTGGTTGGCGATATGGACGCCACGTTGTCTCGACGCGGCTCATGCGCTGCAGCCGCTGTGGTCGCAGCCCGCGGACAAGGGTCTCACGTTCGCATCAAGTCTTGGCGCAGCCGAAGGAAAATTCACCTCCCTGCTCGAATCGATCGAGCTGGACATCCCGAAGGAGCTGAAGAAGTGA
- a CDS encoding PPE family protein: MSGLDFAMLPPEINSGRMYAGAGSGPLMAAAAAWDGLAAELSSAAASYRGTVTELADMSWLGPSSTSMNAAAETYVAWLNTTASEARQTANQARSSAAAFEAAYTATVPPPVIATNRTVLAALVATNILGQNTPAIAATEAQYSAMWAQDAVAMYTYAAASATATALTPFTSAPQNTNPAGQAAQQASTDQATANTAHTLLSNIPHVLQTMAQGGTPAATATATDPISTFQSFFNDISGFLTLSPGLEFSATGTLFTVFPEVATAEGPLVATLSATKASAVPAAPAAGLGNLVGSSSPAAGAGQGAITAGLADSGLVGKLSVPPSWSTATPQIRLTSTALPIAGLDATPAATATAPTLFGGIPPMSGPVGSMVNTPRKGEAPSRRMRSRALPAWTNEPAAHGYTPNRAAQAPRTAAHALRSSGGRECSEVEQLQKELIALTKKRDLLKRAAVLMIKQAQKHK, from the coding sequence ATGAGTGGGTTGGATTTTGCGATGTTGCCGCCGGAGATTAATTCCGGTCGGATGTATGCGGGGGCGGGGTCGGGGCCATTGATGGCCGCTGCGGCCGCCTGGGACGGGTTGGCCGCGGAGTTGAGCTCCGCGGCGGCATCGTATCGGGGCACGGTCACCGAACTGGCGGACATGTCATGGCTGGGCCCCTCATCCACCTCGATGAACGCCGCAGCAGAAACATACGTGGCCTGGCTGAATACCACCGCCAGCGAGGCAAGACAAACCGCCAACCAAGCCAGGTCCTCCGCGGCAGCCTTCGAAGCGGCATACACCGCCACCGTCCCACCACCGGTAATCGCCACCAACAGAACAGTATTGGCAGCACTGGTGGCCACCAACATCCTCGGACAAAACACCCCGGCCATCGCGGCCACCGAAGCACAATACAGCGCCATGTGGGCCCAAGACGCGGTCGCCATGTACACCTACGCCGCCGCCTCGGCCACCGCGACAGCACTAACCCCATTCACCTCAGCGCCCCAAAACACCAACCCGGCCGGCCAAGCAGCCCAGCAAGCCAGCACCGACCAAGCAACCGCCAACACCGCCCACACACTGCTCTCCAACATCCCCCACGTCCTGCAAACCATGGCACAAGGCGGAACACCAGCCGCCACCGCCACCGCCACCGACCCGATCAGCACCTTCCAATCATTTTTCAACGACATCTCAGGATTCTTGACGTTATCTCCGGGTCTCGAATTTTCCGCTACGGGAACCCTGTTCACCGTCTTTCCCGAAGTGGCGACGGCTGAAGGACCGTTGGTGGCTACCCTTTCGGCAACCAAAGCGTCGGCGGTGCCTGCGGCGCCGGCGGCGGGGTTGGGCAACCTGGTCGGTTCGTCCTCTCCCGCAGCCGGTGCAGGGCAAGGGGCCATCACAGCGGGCCTGGCCGATTCGGGACTAGTGGGCAAGTTGTCGGTACCACCATCGTGGAGTACCGCGACACCCCAAATCCGACTCACCTCAACGGCATTGCCGATCGCCGGCCTCGACGCCACCCCCGCAGCAACAGCAACCGCACCCACCCTATTCGGCGGCATCCCCCCGATGAGTGGCCCCGTCGGCAGCATGGTTAACACCCCCCGCAAAGGCGAAGCTCCATCGCGACGCATGCGCAGCAGGGCACTCCCGGCGTGGACCAACGAGCCAGCCGCCCACGGCTACACTCCGAATCGCGCGGCACAGGCACCGCGCACGGCCGCACACGCCCTCCGGTCGTCCGGCGGGCGTGAATGCAGCGAAGTCGAGCAGCTCCAAAAGGAACTCATCGCCTTGACCAAAAAGCGCGACCTTCTGAAACGCGCTGCGGTGTTGATGATTAAGCAAGCACAGAAACACAAGTAG
- a CDS encoding YbhB/YbcL family Raf kinase inhibitor-like protein, translated as MATRPPLPFEFLPAVPTFTVKSADITDGQPLPKPHASGRLGAGGEDLSPELSWSGFPQETKSFAVTCYDPDAPTQSGFWHWAVADLPATITELPTGAGTPGSPDLPNGALALANDAGIRGYIGAAPPAGHGPHRYIFTVHAVDTANLGLAAEATPAYLGFNLFSHTVARGIIIATFEQ; from the coding sequence ATGGCTACACGTCCACCTCTTCCCTTCGAATTCTTGCCAGCGGTGCCAACATTCACAGTTAAAAGCGCTGACATCACCGACGGTCAGCCGTTACCAAAGCCGCATGCCTCGGGGCGGTTGGGCGCCGGTGGCGAGGACCTCTCCCCGGAACTGTCCTGGTCCGGATTTCCCCAGGAGACGAAAAGTTTTGCCGTCACTTGCTACGATCCAGACGCTCCGACGCAAAGCGGATTCTGGCACTGGGCGGTTGCCGACCTTCCCGCGACAATAACCGAGCTGCCGACCGGTGCGGGCACGCCCGGCAGCCCGGATCTGCCCAACGGCGCTCTCGCCCTTGCCAACGACGCCGGCATCCGCGGATACATAGGAGCTGCTCCCCCCGCTGGACACGGCCCTCATCGCTACATCTTCACCGTGCACGCCGTTGACACCGCGAATCTTGGCCTTGCGGCCGAGGCAACCCCGGCCTATCTCGGTTTCAACCTGTTCAGCCACACCGTGGCGCGCGGGATCATCATCGCAACTTTCGAGCAGTAG
- the groL gene encoding chaperonin GroEL (60 kDa chaperone family; promotes refolding of misfolded polypeptides especially under stressful conditions; forms two stacked rings of heptamers to form a barrel-shaped 14mer; ends can be capped by GroES; misfolded proteins enter the barrel where they are refolded when GroES binds), protein MAKELRYSTDARARLEQGVNALADAVKVTLGPKGRNAVLEKLTGPPTITNDGVTIAREIQLADPFVNMGAQLVKEAAMKTNGLVGDGTTTATVLAQAMVREGLRAVDAGANPMRVRRGIEHAVSVVISALTAGSVPVADRRALLHIATLAGGDDEAIGEAIVDAVEHAGEIGVITTEESDSLGLAVDVVDGIKFEHGYISAYMVTDPERMEAVLDNPLVVLTNRKITAVQEIMRAVEIAKRADRPLVVFAEDVDGPALQLLAGGNMHNTMRSLVVRAPGFGHRRLAELEDLAVALGGHVVAKDTGIEFAELTIDDLGSCHRITATEEATTIVGPRGEQRLIDARVSQLEAQRARARNDTDRDNVDLRIARLTGRVAVIRVGGATSVEVKERMLRVEDALAASRAAKEAGVVAGGGTALAQAHRALADLELSDEDAKTGALVVRRALAEPLRWIAHNAGFEADDVVEIVEGLPLGHGFNALTGEYGDLFDEGIIDPLKVTRAALESAASIAALLITTETAIVEQVLVNPGAIIAPGFGDLAEGVVRPSNIY, encoded by the coding sequence ATGGCAAAGGAATTGCGGTACAGCACCGACGCACGCGCAAGGCTGGAACAAGGGGTGAACGCGTTGGCCGACGCGGTCAAAGTGACGCTGGGCCCCAAGGGCCGTAACGCGGTGTTGGAGAAATTGACTGGGCCCCCAACAATCACCAACGACGGCGTCACGATTGCCCGTGAGATTCAGTTGGCCGATCCGTTCGTCAACATGGGCGCTCAGCTGGTCAAGGAAGCCGCGATGAAGACCAACGGGCTGGTCGGGGATGGGACCACGACGGCCACCGTGCTCGCCCAGGCTATGGTCCGCGAGGGGTTGCGCGCTGTAGACGCTGGCGCTAATCCCATGAGGGTCCGGCGAGGCATCGAACACGCAGTGTCGGTAGTGATTTCGGCGCTGACGGCGGGATCGGTGCCGGTCGCCGACCGCCGCGCTCTCCTACATATCGCGACCCTGGCAGGCGGTGACGACGAAGCGATCGGCGAAGCAATCGTCGACGCTGTCGAACACGCGGGAGAAATCGGTGTGATCACCACCGAGGAGAGCGATTCGCTTGGATTGGCCGTCGACGTCGTTGACGGCATCAAGTTCGAACACGGTTATATCTCGGCGTACATGGTCACCGATCCCGAACGCATGGAGGCTGTGTTGGACAACCCGTTGGTCGTGTTGACCAACAGGAAGATCACCGCGGTGCAGGAGATCATGCGTGCCGTCGAAATCGCAAAGCGCGCAGATCGCCCGCTGGTGGTGTTCGCGGAGGACGTCGACGGGCCAGCACTGCAATTGCTGGCCGGCGGAAACATGCACAACACCATGCGATCGCTGGTGGTGCGCGCACCGGGATTTGGTCACCGCCGCCTCGCTGAACTCGAGGACCTCGCTGTCGCATTGGGTGGCCACGTGGTTGCGAAGGACACGGGCATCGAGTTCGCCGAACTAACAATCGATGATCTGGGCTCGTGTCACCGGATCACGGCCACCGAAGAAGCGACAACGATCGTCGGCCCCCGCGGCGAGCAACGACTTATCGACGCTCGTGTTTCCCAACTCGAAGCTCAACGGGCACGGGCACGTAATGACACCGACCGCGACAATGTCGATCTTCGAATCGCTCGGCTGACTGGTCGCGTCGCGGTGATTCGCGTCGGCGGCGCCACCAGTGTTGAGGTCAAGGAACGCATGCTGCGCGTCGAAGACGCGCTGGCGGCCAGCCGTGCCGCGAAGGAAGCCGGCGTCGTTGCTGGTGGTGGGACGGCACTGGCGCAGGCACATCGGGCGCTGGCCGATCTCGAGCTATCAGATGAGGACGCCAAGACAGGTGCCCTGGTGGTGCGCCGTGCGCTTGCTGAGCCGCTGCGCTGGATTGCCCACAATGCCGGCTTTGAGGCAGACGACGTCGTAGAGATCGTCGAGGGTCTGCCACTCGGTCATGGCTTCAACGCGCTAACAGGCGAGTACGGAGATCTGTTCGACGAAGGAATAATCGATCCGCTCAAGGTGACGCGTGCTGCCCTGGAAAGCGCCGCGTCGATCGCTGCTCTGCTCATTACCACCGAAACAGCAATCGTCGAACAAGTGCTCGTCAATCCAGGTGCCATCATCGCGCCGGGATTTGGCGACCTGGCCGAGGGTGTGGTTCGTCCGTCCAACATCTACTAG
- a CDS encoding PPE family protein: MSGLDFAMLPPEINSGRMYAGAGSGPLMAAAAAWDGLAAELSSAAASYRGTVTELADMSWLGPSSTSMNAAAETYVAWLNTTASEARQTANQARSSAAAFEAAYTATVPPPVIATNRTVLAALVATNILGQNTPAIAATEAQYSAMWAQDAVAMYTYAAASATATALTPFTSAPQNTNPAGQAAQQASTDQATANTAHTLLSNIPHVLQTMAQGGTPAATATATDPISTFQSFFNDISGFISGEFGNSFVASGTLYTIFPMVDTALGPLVSSLSATKVSDVSGAPAAGLGNLVGSSSPAAGAGQGAITAGLGDSGLVGKLSVPPSWSTATPQIRLASTALPIAGLDATPAATATPPTLFGGIPPMASVVNAPRGNSTYSQGLRSNLLGQDAGRPGYRERTRDHQSQPQHNSLDAEIAALTDEDILRQLHQELTDLSNERDMLKQTAAFLIEEAQK; encoded by the coding sequence ATGAGTGGGTTGGATTTTGCGATGTTGCCGCCGGAGATTAATTCCGGTCGGATGTATGCGGGGGCGGGGTCGGGGCCATTGATGGCCGCTGCGGCCGCCTGGGACGGGTTGGCCGCGGAGTTGAGCTCCGCGGCGGCATCGTATCGGGGCACGGTCACCGAACTGGCGGACATGTCATGGCTGGGCCCCTCATCCACCTCGATGAACGCCGCAGCAGAAACATACGTGGCCTGGCTGAATACCACCGCCAGCGAGGCAAGACAAACCGCCAACCAAGCCAGGTCCTCCGCGGCAGCCTTCGAAGCGGCATACACCGCCACCGTCCCACCACCGGTAATCGCCACCAACAGAACAGTATTGGCAGCACTGGTGGCCACCAACATCCTCGGACAAAACACCCCGGCCATCGCGGCCACCGAAGCACAATACAGCGCCATGTGGGCCCAAGACGCGGTCGCCATGTACACCTACGCCGCCGCCTCGGCCACCGCGACAGCACTAACCCCATTCACCTCAGCGCCCCAAAACACCAACCCGGCCGGCCAAGCAGCCCAGCAAGCCAGCACCGACCAAGCAACCGCCAACACCGCCCACACACTGCTCTCCAACATCCCCCACGTCCTGCAAACCATGGCACAAGGCGGAACACCAGCCGCCACCGCCACCGCCACCGACCCGATCAGCACCTTCCAATCATTTTTCAACGACATCTCAGGATTCATTTCCGGCGAATTCGGAAATAGCTTTGTTGCGTCTGGCACGCTCTACACCATTTTTCCGATGGTGGACACCGCGTTGGGTCCGTTGGTGTCGTCGCTTTCGGCAACGAAAGTGTCGGACGTGTCTGGGGCGCCGGCGGCGGGGTTGGGCAACCTGGTCGGTTCGTCCTCTCCCGCAGCCGGTGCAGGGCAAGGGGCCATCACAGCGGGCCTAGGCGATTCGGGACTAGTGGGCAAGTTGTCGGTACCACCATCGTGGAGTACCGCGACACCCCAAATCCGACTCGCCTCAACGGCATTGCCGATCGCCGGCCTCGACGCCACCCCCGCAGCAACAGCAACCCCACCCACCCTATTCGGCGGCATCCCCCCGATGGCCAGTGTGGTCAACGCACCAAGAGGCAACAGCACTTATTCGCAAGGCCTGCGCAGCAACCTGCTCGGCCAAGACGCCGGAAGACCGGGCTACCGAGAGCGGACACGGGACCACCAGTCACAGCCGCAACACAACTCGCTGGACGCCGAAATCGCTGCGCTGACGGATGAGGATATTCTGCGCCAGCTACATCAAGAGCTGACCGACTTGTCTAACGAGCGCGACATGCTCAAGCAAACCGCAGCCTTTTTGATCGAGGAAGCCCAGAAGTAG